The Shewanella zhangzhouensis genome has a window encoding:
- a CDS encoding LPXTG cell wall anchor domain-containing protein codes for MKKALAAGLLAFGAATPALAADCSDVVWHQDVLAQYPSVANACQDVIEKDGKQYVKLKAEFVRYSEPRKAMLDVYESDGSKQRQTVALKSGATVDAGGNQVGWDALPRGYELEFYVPSDRFEVDEVTMVTPVAPVAPETRPAELPKTASWVPALGALGLVLLALGQVFTRRRRT; via the coding sequence ATGAAAAAAGCTCTCGCCGCTGGTCTTTTGGCCTTTGGTGCTGCCACTCCGGCACTTGCTGCCGACTGCAGTGACGTGGTTTGGCATCAGGATGTGCTTGCTCAATACCCCAGCGTTGCTAACGCTTGTCAGGATGTTATTGAGAAAGATGGCAAGCAGTACGTCAAGCTCAAAGCTGAATTTGTCCGTTACAGTGAGCCCCGTAAAGCTATGCTGGACGTTTATGAGTCCGATGGCTCCAAGCAGCGTCAAACGGTCGCCCTCAAGTCTGGTGCTACAGTGGATGCAGGAGGCAATCAGGTCGGCTGGGACGCACTGCCCCGTGGTTATGAGCTGGAGTTTTATGTCCCCAGCGACCGCTTTGAGGTGGATGAGGTGACTATGGTAACGCCCGTTGCGCCTGTGGCGCCTGAAACCCGCCCCGCCGAGTTGCCAAAAACAGCGTCTTGGGTGCCAGCACTTGGTGCCCTTGGTTTGGTGTTGCTGGCGCTTGGTCAGGTGTTTACCCGTCGCCGCCGCACTTAA
- a CDS encoding class D sortase, with protein sequence MAFGAAKWHQAAAGDSALAEVDRQIADRSLSSEPLVSGDTSPATTAAISGDANPATDTQLSTPDMSDWSTARKKGFHELSTAIPLGKLTINDISLEVALFDGDSELNLNKGVARVHQGAALGESGNLVIAGHRDSFFRKLGQLGKGAVIDIMSIDGELHRYQITDSWILTPKDTWVMAPVSTDVLTLVTCYPFYFVGSAPQRYIVRAKKVSTNQH encoded by the coding sequence TTGGCGTTTGGAGCAGCCAAGTGGCATCAGGCAGCAGCGGGGGATTCAGCACTCGCTGAAGTTGACAGACAAATAGCTGACAGAAGCCTGAGTTCAGAGCCTTTGGTGTCGGGCGATACCTCACCAGCAACGACAGCGGCCATTTCTGGTGATGCAAACCCGGCAACGGATACGCAGCTTTCAACACCCGATATGTCCGATTGGTCGACTGCCCGTAAAAAAGGGTTTCATGAGTTATCGACCGCAATACCTTTGGGAAAACTGACCATCAATGACATTTCCCTGGAGGTGGCCCTGTTTGATGGTGATTCAGAGCTCAATCTGAATAAGGGCGTGGCCCGGGTTCATCAGGGGGCCGCTTTGGGTGAGAGCGGTAATCTGGTGATTGCCGGTCACAGGGATTCCTTCTTTCGCAAATTAGGGCAGCTTGGGAAGGGCGCGGTGATAGACATCATGTCGATAGATGGCGAGTTGCATCGCTATCAAATAACCGACTCCTGGATTTTGACTCCCAAAGATACCTGGGTGATGGCACCCGTCAGCACTGATGTGCTGACTCTGGTGACTTGCTATCCGTTTTATTTTGTAGGCAGCGCACCTCAGCGGTACATAGTGCGGGCCAAAAAAGTTTCCACCAACCAACACTAA
- a CDS encoding tRNA/rRNA methyltransferase: MLSVVLVEPARAANVGAAARAMKTMGFTQLILIGSQQHLEDEARWVAHGATEILDNARVLDSFDDLRAEFDLLIATTARERGSPRTFLTPEELGTTLKQSGAPSMALVFGRESSGLSNQELSQCDLFSYVPLAGDYPSLNLGQAVMVYTYALTGVERTIGLQARAADERQIQSLKHKAQELAGLLGLSEQDKLRPWLQDSIGRLPERDCKLAHQLISDIMSKINS; encoded by the coding sequence ATGTTGTCCGTTGTACTTGTAGAACCTGCCCGCGCGGCAAACGTAGGCGCCGCGGCTCGGGCCATGAAAACCATGGGATTTACCCAACTGATTTTAATTGGCAGCCAGCAACATCTGGAGGATGAAGCGCGCTGGGTTGCCCATGGTGCGACAGAAATACTCGATAATGCGCGGGTGTTGGACTCCTTCGATGACCTGCGCGCAGAGTTTGACCTGCTCATCGCCACGACCGCCAGAGAGCGAGGCAGCCCCCGCACTTTTCTCACCCCTGAAGAACTGGGCACTACCCTCAAGCAGTCCGGCGCCCCTTCCATGGCGTTGGTGTTCGGCCGGGAGTCCAGTGGCTTATCCAATCAGGAGCTCTCCCAGTGCGATCTCTTCAGTTACGTACCCCTTGCCGGTGACTATCCATCACTCAATCTTGGCCAGGCGGTGATGGTGTATACCTATGCCCTCACTGGTGTTGAGCGTACAATTGGCCTGCAGGCCAGGGCCGCCGATGAGCGCCAGATACAGTCCCTCAAACACAAAGCCCAAGAACTTGCCGGCCTGCTTGGACTCTCGGAACAGGACAAACTCAGACCCTGGCTGCAGGACAGCATTGGGCGTTTGCCTGAACGGGATTGTAAGCTGGCACATCAACTGATAAGTGATATTATGAGCAAAATAAACAGCTGA